Proteins from a genomic interval of Pecten maximus chromosome 13, xPecMax1.1, whole genome shotgun sequence:
- the LOC117341410 gene encoding uncharacterized protein LOC117341410 gives MCTCFRGFTLADNGRTCRRLHDYRNSPCSKRSQTQGRPCTISPHDQMSSVVRPPQPRPCELNGDPCGSSSHLDFGSQTPCGPGFTPCDSFNPEIPEIPVSTDHLPPCRPDTQPCGSKTPCRSETKPCIAVPKIPPVLEEFPLLPGCMDSNCNPPFSQETIGDRQDQITQFTSTKMQPEPCISGPCPFLPEMPPGNYPLFDSNIQNPSPCLSSTCVHNSNTPIRNTEFIEPTTEFVSSDIPPFPDVPRGTYPCPRSGCRTGYNSQDVSTVFHQSSDLMSKPPYNIARKVAPCQPGSSCEVVKPLFIEEFVDKAAEQTPMLLSALKRPSYELEPITENQDERDADQQHTRGNNDTDRSKDHNKLHAYESNTKASPTILPFIDETSEATKVSRIPIKQSDQSLIRRLHQRKKLKMTRKNRRRRKNKRKHRQKIARTGKPKRLRNKQDSETVENEPSIYRTTPPLSVEYTSGSPTTVSTLGTTDVQRSNFEDKVKSFLTEFNRLRGKQGALSQTGQHHEKGIKKDERRSGERRRQGRICRGDLCTSYVSTSPTHPPVPPAQNTSPNSPDINSHSSLYNAVLPTPTQRSESVKQRVICANDQVAVDVPGGAICQKRFNGTIPLPTCPPGQTVTRSRMGYVCAAAGELRPVCGNGTTLNLVMGRYVCEETDSNMYNW, from the exons ATGTGCACATGCTTCCGGGGATTCACTCTGGCTGACAACGGACGCACGTGTAGGAGGTTGCACGACTATC GGAATTCCCCGTGTTCAAAAAGATCACAAACACAAGGCAGGCCATGTACTATATCTCCGCATGACCAAATGTCATCTGTCGTAAGACCTCCCCAGCCACGACCATGTGAATTAAACGGTGATCCATGTGGATCATCTTCACACCTCGACTTTGGATCTCAGACTCCGTGTGGACCAGGATTTACTCCATGTGATTCCTTTAATCCGGAGATTCCGGAGATCCCTGTTTCAACAGACCATTTACCACCATGTAGGCCAGACACACAGCCATGCGGATCCAAAACACCATGTAGATCGGAAACTAAACCCTGTATTGCGGTTCCGAAAATACCGCCTGTGCTTGAAGAATTTCCTCTTCTTCCAGGATGCATGGATTCCAATTGTAACCCACCTTTTTCTCAGGAAACAATAGGTGACCGTCAGGATCAGATTACACAATTCACGAGTACCAAGATGCAGCCAGAACCTTGTATTTCCGGGCCGTGCCCGTTTTTACCAGAAATGCCTCCCGGTAATTATCCACTATTTGACTCAAACATACAAAATCCAAGTCCTTGCTTAAgtagtacatgtgtacataacTCCAACACGCCTATTAGAAACACAGAATTTATTGAACCAACGACTGAATTTGTTTCCTCTGACATACCGCCGTTTCCGGACGTTCCTCGGGGTACTTACCCTTGCCCTCGATCTGGATGCCGAACAGGATACAATAGTCAAGATGTATCCACTGTATTTCATCAATCTTCAGACTTAATGTCTAAACCACCATACAACATCGCCAGAAAGGTAGCTCCATGCCAACCCGGCAGCAGTTGTGAAGTTGTCAAGCCCTTATTCATTGAGGAATTCGTTGATAAAGCCGCTGAGCAAACACCAATGCTGTTGTCTGCCTTGAAGCGACCGTCATATGAATTGGAACCGATTACTGAAAACCAAGATGAAAGGGATGCAGACCAACAACACACAAGAGGTAATAATGACACCGACAGATCAAAAGATCACAATAAATTACACGCATATGAATCTAATACTAAGGCGTCACCGACAATACTTCCTTTCATTGACGAGACAAGTGAGGCCACGAAGGTTTCCAGGATTCCAATTAAACAATCAGATCAGTCTTTAATAAGAAGACTACATCAAAgaaagaagttgaaaatgacgCGTAAAAATAGACGACGGaggaaaaacaaaagaaaacacagACAGAAAATTGCTAGAACTGGTAAACCAAAAAGATTACGGAATAAGCAGGACAGTGAGACGGTTGAAAATGAACCTAGTATATACAGAACGACACCACCCCTTTCTGTTGAATATACTTCTGGATCTCCTACGACAGTTTCCACGCTCGGAACCACTGACGTCCAAAGATCAAactttgaagataaagtaaaatcCTTTCTAACGGAGTTTAACAGGTTAAGAGGCAAACAGGGGGCCTTAAGTCAAACTGGTCAACACCATGAAAAGGGGATAAAGAAGGATGAACGACGTTCAGGAGAACGCCGGAGACAGGGGCGAATATGTCGGGGCGATCTTTGCACATCGTACGTCAGCACTTCCCCAACTCATCCTCCAGTCCCGCCAGCTCAGAATACTAGTCCTAATTCACCTGATATCAATTCACATTCCAGTTTGTATAATGCTGTTCTTCCTACTCCAACTCAACGTAGCGAATCTGTAAAACAGCGAGTTATCTGTGCAAACGACCAGGTGGCCGTGGACGTTCCTGGTGGCGCTATATGCCAGAAAAGGTTTAATGGGACAATACCACTACCAACGTGCCCACCAGGGCAAACAGTTACAAGGTCCCGCATGGGGTATGTGTGTGCTGCCGCAGGTGAACTTAGGCCTGTTTGTGGAAACGGTACCACCCTAAACCTAGTCATGGGTAGGTATGTATGTGAGGAAACTGACTCCAACATGTACAACTGGTGA